ATTGTATCTTTGGTTGAATTTGTTGGCGGAATTGTACTCATACTTGGAATTTTCTCAAGATGGGTTGGGTTATTACTTGCGATTAATATGATTGTTGCAACATTGCTTGTTAAGGTTAAGGTTGGACTTATAGCTCCGATGGATAAGCCAGGGGTTGGAGCTGAACTTGACCTTGCACTTTTTGCATGTGCCTTAGCGATTCTTGTCTTTGGTCCAGGTTCAATTTCTGTTGAGTTGGGACTCTTTAAAAAAGAAATTTCATAAAAAAGGAGGAAATAAACATGGAAGCGATCTGGGTAATTGGGAGAATTTTATTTTCAGCGCTTTTTATAATGTCTGGCTTTGGGCACTTTAGAAACTATAAAGATATGGTTCAATATGCTCAGATGATGAAAGCACCATCTCCGAATGTAACCGTTCCGTTGACTGGTTTGATGATAATACTTGGAGGGATAAGTGTTTTATTTAACTTTTACTTAACAATCGGTGCGATTTTACTCTTTTTATTTCTTGTTCCAACTGCTTTTATAATGCACAAGTTTTGGGCAGTTCAAGACCCCGGACTTGCTGCGAATCAGATGGCTCATTTCATGAAAAACCTTGCACTTGCTGGGGCTTCATTAATTTTAATTTATCTTGATAGTTTAAGGTGAACTGTAAGGCCCCGACACATGTCGGGGCATTTTTTAAATTAATTCAAAAATTCCCGCAGCACCCATACCACCGCCGATGCACATTGTGACCATTCCATACTTTACATTTCTTCTTTTCATTTCGTTTAAAATCGTCACGGTCAGTTTTGCTCCTGTACAGCCAAGTGGATGTCCAAGCGCAATTGCTCCACCGTTGACATTTATAATTTCTTCGTTTAATCCAGCAAGCTTTATAACAGCAAGAGATTGAGCAGCAAATGCTTCATTAAGCTCAATTAGTCCGATATCGTCAAGTTTAAGTCCCGCAAGTTTTAGTGCCTTTGGGATTGCTTCAACTGGACCAATTCCCATTATTTCCGGTGGGACACCGGCGACGGCGTAAGAGACGAATCGCGCTATTGGTTTTAGTCCAAGTTCATTTGCTTTTTTATCAGACATGACCACAACAACAGCGGCGCCATCGCTCATTTGGGATGAGTTCCCAGCGGTGACTGTTCCTCCTTCCTTAAACGCTGGCTTCAATTGAGCAAGCTTTTCAAGTGATGTATCAGCACGAGGTCCTTCA
Above is a window of Candidatus Kryptobacter tengchongensis DNA encoding:
- a CDS encoding putative oxidoreductase is translated as MEAIWVIGRILFSALFIMSGFGHFRNYKDMVQYAQMMKAPSPNVTVPLTGLMIILGGISVLFNFYLTIGAILLFLFLVPTAFIMHKFWAVQDPGLAANQMAHFMKNLALAGASLILIYLDSLR
- a CDS encoding putative oxidoreductase; protein product: MLTKLSNKVISDIALLVIRIILGVIFIAHGYPKIFVFGIPGFAKFLGGLGVPLPGLFAVIVSLVEFVGGIVLILGIFSRWVGLLLAINMIVATLLVKVKVGLIAPMDKPGVGAELDLALFACALAILVFGPGSISVELGLFKKEIS